The nucleotide sequence CCGGTCATCGCGTCGGGCGGGGCGGGCGAGCTCGAGCACTTCGCCGAGGCGGTCATCGAAGCCGACGCCGACGCGGTGCTCGCCGCGAGCGTCTTCCACTTCGGCGAGTTCTCGATCCGGCAGGTCAAGGAGTCGATGGCGTCGCACGGCGTGCCCGTGCGGCTGTGACAGGAGGCATCACGTGACCGACCGCGAGCGCGACGCGCTGCAGATCGCCGACCTGAAGTACGACGACGCCGGGCTGATCCCGGCCGTGATCCAGCAGCACGACACCGGCGAGGTGCTGATGGTGGCGTGGATGAACTCCGAGTCGCTGGCCAAGACGCTCGAGACGCGGCGCACGTGGTTCTGGAGCCGCAGCCGCTCCAAGTACTGGATGAAGGGCGAGGAGTCCGGCAACGTCCAGGAGGTCCTCGACGTGAGGTACGACTGCGACGCGGACTGCCTGCTCGTCGCCGTCGACCAGGT is from Actinomycetota bacterium and encodes:
- the hisI gene encoding phosphoribosyl-AMP cyclohydrolase, which produces MTDRERDALQIADLKYDDAGLIPAVIQQHDTGEVLMVAWMNSESLAKTLETRRTWFWSRSRSKYWMKGEESGNVQEVLDVRYDCDADCLLVAVDQVGSGVACHTGERSCFYRSLTDPDAGASAAPDGIGAVLGQHERVLRQRKADMPEGSYTA